In the genome of Populus trichocarpa isolate Nisqually-1 chromosome 6, P.trichocarpa_v4.1, whole genome shotgun sequence, one region contains:
- the LOC7474726 gene encoding uncharacterized protein LOC7474726, which translates to MDLIASYASSDEEEKDQPQPQPQQRHQTPASPPGKPSLFSSLPQPKSSSSLFSSLPQPTQEPTSKPQVIPQNNNLRIANFKEEDKRPTFKSTTSLFSSLPQPKTETLQQPTSNLTPVDSNPKRVVQFKPPINRPSILDEEDEDEEEKKEKERKRKKTESLLQSDSSSVKGFLSSIPAPRNSSTLGVGSLGSGSGRRSVIESEGPTSSSGGVGAENESGVDQSSEGHVSYDGGYVGFDHNGGDYVNYGSYESGAGQSVAQNVGGDGVSYGGYESYGGYGDSGQYGSNWDDRSVAAVAETGSGGAAESALRMMGKRRRNEIPTEIIEVKQDELIKNRPREDQVKSTGIAFGPAYQPASSKGKPSKLHKRKHQIGTLYFDMKQKETELTERRSKGFLTKAETHAKYGW; encoded by the exons ATGGACTTGATAGCCAGCTATGCTTCttcagatgaagaagaaaaagaccaGCCCCAGCCCCAGCCCCAGCAACGGCACCAAACTCCAGCCTCTCCTCCAGGAAaaccctctcttttctcttctcttccgcagcccaaatcttcttcttctctcttctcttctcttccacAACCCACACAAGAACCCACCTCAAAACCCCAAGTTATACCCCAAAACAACAACCTTAGAATTGCTAATttcaaagaagaagataaaaggcCAACCTTCAAATCTACaacctctcttttctcttctttaccACAGCCAAAAACCGAAACTTTACAGCAGCCCACATCAAATTTAACGCCTGTAGACAGTAATCCCAAAAGGGTTGTTCAATTTAAGCCTCCCATTAACAGGCCTTCAATTTTAGACGAGGAGGATGAAGAtgaggaggagaagaaggagaaggagagaaaaagaaaaaagactgaGTCTTTGTTGCAATCTGATTCTTCTTCAGTGAAGGGTTTCTTGTCTAGTATACCTGCACCAAGAAATTCATCTACTTTAGGGGTTGGTTCTTTGGGTTCTGGGTCTGGAAGGAGGTCTGTGATTGAATCTGAGGGGCCCACTTCAAGTTCTGGCGGTGTTGGAGCAGAAAACGAATCTGGGGTTGATCAAAGTAGTGAGGGACATGTGAGTTATGATGGTGGTTATGTAGGTTTTGATCACAATGGAGGGGATTATGTGAATTATGGTAGTTATGAATCTGGGGCTGGTCAAAGTGTTGCTCAAAATGTTGGTGGTGATGGTGTTAGTTATGGAGGGTATGAGAGTTATGGTGGTTATGGAGATTCTGGGCAGTATGGGAGTAATTGGGATGATCGGTCAGTGGCAGCAGTGGCTGAGACTGGAAGTGGAGGGGCAGCTGAAAGTGCATTGAGAATGATGGGGAAGAGAAGAAGGAATGAGATACCAACTGAAATTATTGAGGTGAAGCAGgatgagttgattaagaatcgACCAAGGGAGGACCAGGTTAAGTCAACTGGAATCGCTTTTGGCCCAGCTTATCAG CCTGCTTCATCGAAAGGGAAGCCATCGAAACTGCACAAGAGGAAGCATCAAATTGGTACTTTGTACTTTGATATGAAGCAGAAGGAGACAGAATTGACAGAGCGGCGTTCCAAAGGGTTTCTCACTAAAGCTGAAACACATGCCAAGTATGGATGGTGA
- the LOC7474727 gene encoding uncharacterized protein LOC7474727, translating to MPTLNLFTNIPVDAVTTSDILKDATKALSKIIGKPESYVMVVMHGGVPIVFAGTEAPAAFAEVISIGGLGQSVNAKLSSTIADILQTKLSIDSSRFYIKFFDSPRPFFGFNGTTF from the exons atgccAACCTTGAATCTCTTCACAAACATACCAGTTGATGCTGTTACAACCTCCGATATTCTCAAAGATGCCACCAAGGCTCTTTCTAAAATCATTGGCAAACCTGAATCT TATGTGATGGTTGTGATGCATGGAGGGGTACCTATTGTATTTGCGGGAACAGAAGCACCAGCTGCGTTTGCTGAAGTAATCTCCATTGGTGGACTTGGGCAAAGTGTTAACGCAAAACTGAGTTCAACTATTGCAGATATTCTTCAAACTAAGCTCTCCATTGATAGCTCCCgtttttatataaagtttttcGATTCCCCG CGCCCGTTCTTCGGCTTTAACGGCACAACTTTCTGA